Proteins found in one Brevibacillus brevis genomic segment:
- a CDS encoding radical SAM/SPASM domain-containing protein — MKTFKKVYIEITSVCNLACTFCPPTERGKSFIKVEDFAKRLDEIKPHTDYIYLHVKGEPLLHPKIDELLDISHEKGFKVNITTNGTLIAKNRHKLLGKPALRQMNFSLHSFDGHIGSTNREGYLREILSFVREAREHQVIFSFRLWNLTQDNATNIQKSRNRQTLEIIEKEFGLDYRIEEKVVPGSGVKIDDRVYLNQDYEFQWPSLTAPEDDGKGFCHGLRTQAAILENGTVVPCCLDGEGVINLGNINQNSFTDIVDGERANNLVEGFSRREAVEELCRRCGYRQRFGA, encoded by the coding sequence TTGAAAACCTTTAAGAAAGTCTATATAGAAATCACCAGCGTTTGCAATCTCGCCTGTACCTTTTGTCCGCCAACGGAACGCGGTAAAAGTTTTATTAAAGTAGAAGACTTTGCGAAAAGGCTGGATGAGATCAAACCGCACACGGATTACATTTATTTGCACGTCAAAGGAGAACCGCTTCTCCACCCCAAAATTGATGAGCTGCTTGATATCAGCCATGAGAAAGGCTTCAAGGTCAATATCACCACAAATGGAACGCTGATCGCGAAAAATCGGCATAAATTGCTGGGCAAGCCTGCTCTCCGACAAATGAACTTCTCGCTTCACAGCTTTGACGGGCATATCGGCTCAACCAACCGTGAAGGTTATTTGCGCGAGATTCTTTCATTTGTTCGGGAAGCTCGGGAGCATCAAGTAATTTTTTCTTTCCGTCTGTGGAATTTGACACAGGATAACGCCACGAACATTCAAAAGAGTAGAAACCGCCAGACTCTCGAAATCATTGAGAAAGAATTTGGGCTGGACTATCGGATCGAAGAGAAAGTAGTGCCGGGCAGCGGGGTAAAAATCGATGACCGCGTTTATTTGAACCAAGATTACGAATTCCAGTGGCCGAGTTTGACAGCGCCTGAAGATGATGGAAAAGGCTTTTGCCATGGATTGCGCACGCAAGCGGCGATTCTCGAAAATGGAACCGTTGTGCCGTGTTGTCTCGATGGGGAAGGGGTCATTAATCTAGGGAATATCAATCAGAACTCTTTCACTGATATTGTGGATGGCGAGCGGGCCAATAATCTGGTAGAAGGATTTTCTCGCAGGGAAGCTGTCGAGGAATTATGTAGAAGATGCGGGTACCGCCAGCGGTTTGGAGCATAG
- a CDS encoding NupC/NupG family nucleoside CNT transporter has product MQYIWGVLGILGIFIIAIAFSKNRRAIQPRTVIGAFAIQFIFALVVLKWDFGKKLLEYLASIVQSIIDSTNAGIQFLFGGILGAQNAGFTFALQVLPIIIFFSSLISVLYYLGIMQWATKIIGGFLSRVLKTSETESMSASANIFLGPIEAPLVVKPYIEKMTKSELFAVMTGGLACVSGSVIGGYAMLGVPIEYLLAAAFMGAPGGLLLAKIIMPETEQQQKVAHVEVMKDTESRNVIDAAARGASDGLKVAAGVGALLLAFISLIFLLNSIIGWLGGLVGIQALTLEHILGYLFAPIAFMIGVPWEEALKAGSFIGQKIILNEFVAYTAFAPEIAHLSQKSVVIISFALCGFANLAALAMVIGGLGGFAPSRRSDLAEMGLRAVVAATLANLLSAAIAGMLI; this is encoded by the coding sequence ATGCAATATATTTGGGGAGTTCTCGGCATCCTGGGAATTTTTATTATAGCCATTGCGTTTTCGAAAAATCGCAGAGCGATTCAACCGAGAACGGTCATTGGCGCGTTTGCCATTCAGTTTATTTTTGCTTTGGTCGTACTGAAATGGGATTTTGGGAAAAAGCTTCTGGAGTACTTGGCGTCGATTGTTCAAAGCATCATTGATTCGACGAATGCGGGAATTCAGTTTTTGTTTGGCGGGATACTTGGTGCACAGAACGCAGGCTTTACGTTTGCGCTGCAAGTATTGCCGATTATTATCTTTTTCTCTTCCTTGATTTCGGTCCTGTATTATCTCGGAATTATGCAGTGGGCTACGAAAATTATTGGTGGATTTTTGTCTCGGGTGCTCAAAACGAGCGAAACCGAATCCATGTCAGCCTCTGCAAATATTTTCTTGGGTCCGATTGAGGCGCCACTTGTCGTAAAGCCTTATATTGAGAAAATGACCAAGTCCGAACTGTTCGCTGTAATGACAGGTGGACTGGCGTGCGTTTCGGGTTCGGTGATCGGTGGGTATGCGATGCTTGGTGTGCCGATTGAATATTTGCTGGCGGCAGCATTCATGGGAGCGCCGGGTGGTCTGTTGCTCGCGAAAATTATCATGCCAGAAACAGAACAGCAACAGAAGGTAGCACACGTAGAAGTGATGAAGGATACGGAATCCAGAAACGTCATTGACGCGGCTGCTCGAGGAGCTTCGGACGGGCTAAAGGTAGCTGCTGGTGTCGGGGCGCTGTTGCTCGCGTTTATCTCGTTGATTTTCTTGCTGAACTCGATTATTGGCTGGCTTGGCGGGTTAGTGGGAATACAAGCGTTGACGCTCGAGCACATTTTAGGCTACCTGTTCGCGCCGATTGCTTTTATGATCGGGGTTCCATGGGAGGAAGCGCTAAAAGCCGGTTCTTTCATCGGGCAAAAAATTATTCTCAACGAATTTGTGGCATACACGGCTTTTGCCCCTGAGATTGCGCATTTGTCGCAAAAAAGTGTTGTGATCATCAGCTTCGCCCTTTGCGGCTTTGCCAATCTGGCTGCGCTGGCTATGGTCATTGGCGGCTTGGGCGGATTTGCTCCGTCAAGAAGATCAGACCTTGCGGAGATGGGCTTGCGTGCAGTAGTTGCGGCAACCTTGGCGAATCTGTTGAGCGCAGCGATTGCCGGGATGCTCATTTAG
- a CDS encoding copper amine oxidase N-terminal domain-containing protein, with protein sequence MKKAISTSLVAILLATSVPAALAADLESKGKGNGKPEVKAEAKDKSKETSVKESDTDTDSDDENSTEASTESNIKDVKLKKELIELRQELKHAAEITEDQKAKYEQLVSELEKTADKHGALEVQLELLQRTYQKGDHTPFKKLGELLENTGSTEVKAFVDGQQVKADVAPFVKGGRALVPVRAISSALKAEVNWKPETRSVEITRGEKSITLYLDKKEATVDGKTISLDTAPVLKNGRVFLPLRFISEQLNAKVEWQEEGKIVIIDDLQAANESEQDKDSTDTSAK encoded by the coding sequence ATGAAAAAAGCAATATCTACTTCGTTGGTTGCTATTCTACTCGCAACTAGTGTACCTGCTGCTCTGGCGGCTGACCTGGAAAGCAAAGGAAAAGGTAATGGCAAGCCCGAAGTAAAGGCAGAAGCAAAAGATAAATCGAAAGAAACTTCTGTCAAAGAATCTGATACCGATACTGATAGCGACGATGAGAACTCAACTGAAGCTAGCACAGAATCCAACATCAAAGACGTAAAATTGAAAAAAGAGCTGATCGAGCTTCGCCAAGAGCTCAAGCATGCAGCGGAAATCACGGAAGATCAAAAAGCGAAATACGAGCAGCTGGTATCTGAACTGGAAAAAACCGCTGACAAACATGGAGCTTTGGAAGTACAGCTTGAGCTTCTTCAGCGCACGTACCAAAAAGGAGATCACACACCATTCAAAAAGCTTGGAGAACTCCTTGAGAATACTGGCTCGACAGAAGTGAAAGCATTCGTAGATGGACAACAGGTAAAAGCTGACGTGGCACCGTTTGTAAAAGGTGGAAGAGCGTTGGTGCCTGTACGTGCTATCAGTTCCGCATTGAAAGCGGAAGTGAACTGGAAGCCAGAGACTCGTAGCGTAGAAATTACGCGTGGCGAAAAATCCATCACGCTGTACCTCGATAAAAAAGAAGCAACTGTTGATGGGAAAACCATTTCTCTGGACACTGCACCTGTACTGAAAAATGGACGTGTATTCCTGCCTCTGCGCTTCATCAGTGAACAACTGAACGCGAAAGTAGAATGGCAAGAAGAAGGCAAAATCGTCATCATCGACGACCTTCAAGCCGCTAACGAATCCGAGCAGGATAAAGACTCCACCGATACATCTGCAAAGTAA
- a CDS encoding CPBP family intramembrane glutamic endopeptidase, whose product MKHVLLFLGPTIMIFLGLQVMSSVPITFLLFYGWLFAVPFVDMIVLKRNTWRDTFRLMGLGINRPNIYHGILAGFLFFLTMIVAGYFFHSFLFDKDDLQNLLVQWDFSGNLVVWLILVLLVINPFLEEIYWRGYLFKKLEGKRTKRTMILLTSLFYSLYHFLSIIPLFSWPYNIAMIFPVFLAGMIWGYMRDKSNSLMGSIISHILADSGIMAVYLLFLK is encoded by the coding sequence ATGAAGCATGTACTGTTATTTCTAGGGCCAACAATCATGATCTTTTTGGGTTTACAAGTCATGAGTAGCGTGCCAATAACGTTTCTGTTATTTTACGGATGGCTGTTTGCGGTTCCGTTTGTGGACATGATCGTTTTGAAAAGAAATACATGGCGGGACACATTCAGGCTAATGGGATTGGGAATCAACCGCCCCAATATATATCACGGCATTTTGGCTGGATTTCTTTTCTTTCTCACCATGATTGTTGCGGGATATTTCTTTCACAGCTTTTTGTTTGATAAGGATGATCTGCAAAATTTATTGGTACAATGGGATTTCTCAGGCAATCTTGTCGTTTGGCTCATCCTTGTTTTGCTAGTGATCAATCCGTTTCTTGAGGAAATCTACTGGAGAGGATATTTATTTAAAAAGCTGGAAGGAAAGCGGACAAAGCGAACCATGATTTTGCTGACGTCATTGTTTTACAGCTTGTATCATTTCCTCTCCATCATTCCTTTGTTTAGCTGGCCGTATAATATTGCGATGATTTTTCCGGTTTTTTTGGCGGGAATGATTTGGGGATATATGCGAGACAAGAGCAACTCACTGATGGGTTCGATCATCAGTCATATCCTTGCAGATTCAGGGATTATGGCTGTCTATCTACTATTCTTGAAATGA
- a CDS encoding GNAT family N-acetyltransferase, which translates to MNVDVLFNQFPILSSDRFTLKKIEEQHLEEVFEIYSNDHVFAYCGIIPKHNKATVKNMIGHFERDYLKKSRIKWGIFANDNPDHLLGIIEAFDFQQKVSMVTIGYFLSEAHWGKGIATEAVNILLHFLFMDVNVNRIQAEVMPPNETSKKVLLKNGFMKEGTLRQATLWSGKGIVDVEIYGMLKEDYEKGRG; encoded by the coding sequence ATGAACGTTGACGTACTTTTTAACCAATTTCCCATTCTAAGTTCAGATCGGTTCACCTTGAAGAAAATCGAAGAGCAGCATTTGGAAGAAGTATTTGAAATCTACAGCAATGACCATGTATTTGCATACTGCGGGATTATCCCCAAGCATAATAAAGCGACAGTGAAAAACATGATCGGGCATTTTGAGAGAGACTATTTGAAAAAATCCAGGATCAAATGGGGGATATTCGCCAATGATAACCCAGATCACTTGCTTGGCATTATCGAAGCTTTCGACTTTCAGCAAAAGGTAAGCATGGTGACGATTGGCTACTTCTTGTCCGAAGCGCATTGGGGAAAAGGGATTGCGACAGAAGCGGTAAACATATTGCTCCATTTTTTGTTCATGGATGTCAACGTCAACAGAATACAGGCGGAAGTGATGCCTCCGAATGAGACCTCGAAAAAAGTATTGTTGAAGAATGGCTTCATGAAGGAAGGAACACTTAGACAAGCAACGCTATGGTCGGGCAAAGGGATTGTGGATGTAGAGATATACGGAATGCTGAAAGAGGACTATGAAAAAGGTAGGGGATGA
- a CDS encoding nucleoside hydrolase, whose protein sequence is MKKNIYFNHDGGVDDLISLFLLLQMDNVNLTGVSVIPADCYLEPAMFASRKIIDRFGNGGLDVAESNSRGKNPFPKDWRMHAFYVDALPLLNESGQVITPVADKPAHLHMIETLRATEGKTTLLFTGPLTDLARALDVDPTIEEKVERLVWMGGTFREEGNVHEPEHDGTAEWNVFWDPEAAARVWESGIEIDLVALESTNQVPLTLDVRDRWAKDRKHIGIDFLGQCYAMVPPLVHFSTNSTYYLWDVLTTAFVGNSDLVKVQTVNSIVITDGASQGRTVETTEGRPVHVVYDVDRDAFFDYMTELAKKAI, encoded by the coding sequence ATGAAGAAAAACATTTACTTTAACCATGATGGCGGCGTTGATGATTTAATTTCTTTATTTTTGCTGCTCCAAATGGACAATGTGAATCTGACAGGGGTATCCGTCATTCCAGCGGATTGCTATTTGGAACCAGCGATGTTTGCCAGCCGGAAAATCATTGATCGTTTCGGTAACGGCGGTTTGGATGTAGCAGAGTCCAATTCCCGCGGGAAAAATCCTTTTCCCAAAGACTGGCGCATGCATGCATTTTATGTAGATGCATTGCCCTTGCTCAATGAATCGGGACAAGTGATCACGCCAGTAGCTGACAAGCCTGCACATCTTCACATGATTGAAACGCTACGTGCAACGGAAGGAAAAACGACCTTGCTGTTTACCGGTCCTTTGACTGACCTTGCGCGTGCATTGGATGTCGATCCAACCATCGAAGAAAAAGTAGAACGCCTGGTGTGGATGGGCGGAACATTCCGTGAAGAAGGCAACGTGCACGAGCCTGAGCACGATGGAACCGCAGAGTGGAACGTATTCTGGGACCCGGAAGCGGCTGCTCGTGTATGGGAAAGTGGAATCGAGATTGATTTGGTCGCACTGGAGAGCACGAACCAAGTCCCACTGACGCTGGATGTTCGTGATCGCTGGGCAAAGGATCGCAAGCATATCGGTATCGATTTCTTGGGTCAATGCTACGCAATGGTGCCGCCGCTTGTACACTTCTCGACCAACTCGACTTACTACCTGTGGGATGTATTAACCACAGCATTTGTTGGCAATAGTGATCTTGTAAAGGTGCAAACGGTTAACAGCATCGTCATTACAGATGGTGCTAGCCAAGGTCGAACCGTTGAGACGACTGAAGGACGCCCGGTACATGTGGTTTACGACGTAGACCGTGATGCATTCTTTGATTACATGACAGAATTAGCGAAAAAAGCGATTTAA